In the Arachis hypogaea cultivar Tifrunner chromosome 20, arahy.Tifrunner.gnm2.J5K5, whole genome shotgun sequence genome, CAACTTACGCCATTAGGCTGGCAACAGGTAAAGTGCAATTACCCTACTCATTTTGCAGCATATTGTGTGAATTTTGTTCCATAGGCAAAAGCTTGCATTAGTCCTATAGTTGAGAGATAGAAAAGATGTAGTTTAGTTTTGTGAGTGTATCATAATCTTTTGCAGCTGGCAGGTTGATAATTTGCGAAAGCATGTTCGTGCTTCTGGGCTTATAAAGAGGATTGACCTAGTCATTGTATCTCCTTTATTGAGGTATAGGCATCTGTGTGAATTATTAGACTTAAGTTTAGCATTAACATCAAAATTATACATTTGATTTTAAAGTACACAAATGACAAATCTAGTAGCATAGCATTCTTTTTGCATATAATGTGCTTCTTTTTATGACAAAATAGAATAATGTAATTTGATCCACAGAGCCAATCTCACCAAGTGGGAATAGCTTTTCTTCTTGTTGGTGTTTCATTTGTTTGATTGTCTTATGATATTGCGAAGTCATCCATTGGACCTCAAACTATCCCTCTATTTATTAGAAATAAATGGGCAGGATAACTACTTGCTGATTGTTCTATATGATTATTAGCACCCGTACGTTGGTATGATATATATAGGACTAGCTGATTGTATGCTACAACATATGGTTATAGGACTCTACAAACAGCTGTTGGCGTATTTGGCGGTGAGGACTACATAGATGGAATAGATGCACTTCCCCTAATGATAGCTCATGCAGGAAACAGCAGTCATAATGCAATTTCAAGTATTAATTGCCCCCCAATTGTTGCTGTTGAACTTTGTCGTGAACATTTGGTATGCTAGTTTATAATCTAAACATTAACTTTGTCACGCGgggtcctctctctctctctctctctctctctctctctttctctctctctctctctatatatatatatatatatattgccacTACAAATTGAAAATCAATGAAGCTCGTATAGTAAAACTGTCCTTTCCAAGCTATTAATGATATGTATGCATCCCAAACTAAATTTACTTTGTGATTTCATATAAAGAATAAACAAGGAGGGAACAAGCATAAGTCATACAGCCAAAGAAGCCTCTATTTCAAAAGCTGTAAACCCTTTTCGTCTTTCATCCTTCATTCCTACAGACGTTTGTCTCAATGTGTTTTCTTATGCAGGGAGTTCATCCCTGTGACAAAAGAAGAAGCATTAGTGAGTATCAACATCTGTTTCCTGCAATTGATTTTTCACTGGCAAGTACCTAGAATTCATGACTTTGATTTAAGAACCCTTGTCGTTTCATACAAAATGGCACACCTACTTATGCTAAGTgtccttttattttgttttcagatAGATAGCAATGAGGATATTTGGTGGAAGGCTAATGCTAGAGAGACAAAGGAAGAACTAACTGATAGAGGGCTTAAGTTCCTGGACTGGTATATTTCTGTTCACGAAAACCTTTGTTGCTAATTGTTTACAATTATATAAAGAGTAGTGCATTGTAGATATGCTGAGGAGTAACACTCCATTCATTTTGTAAAAGCTAATTTAATTTTACTTATCTTCTTTATTACAAAAGGCCATACATAGTAGAATTTATCTTCTTTAGAATAAATAGATAACTGCTTGCCGAATGCTTTTGTGATTATTGGCACCCATATGTTGGTTATTCTAGATAGATATCTAGTGATGATCGGTAGTTCAAGATCTATGTAATTCTTTGTAAAGAACAAAATAATCGttgttttgttgtaatttccCATTACTTTCATGTAACCTTGCAGGTTACCGGATAACATCAAACGTGAAAAGAttgatttctctttttttttttaattatttatgtttattattcttCACTCCATCACAGGTTGTGGAcacgaaaagaaaaagagatagcAATCGTGACGCATAGAGCATTTTTGTTTCATACTCTAAATGCATTTGGAAATGATTGCCATCCCTCGGTTAAGATAGAAATATCCAAGCCGTAAGATCAGATAACTGCTAATTGACTGATTGACTCAGCAGTTTTTATTCCAGCTGATTGACTGATTTCACGTTTCCTTGCAGCTTTGCTAACTGCGAATTTCGCTCCATGGTCATTTTTGATAGGTAAATCATGTATACAACTTAAACGACTTGAGGGGGCCCCCTTCATCTCAGACCatgattttttatctttatcCTCTGCTCTAACAGGAACGGATGCATCAACCGTTAATTGTCCAGGAAACATACCTTCTGGGATGGACCTACTTAGTGATTTTTGTGGATGAGAACGGTGACTCTTGAGAAATCCAATGTGCTTTGTTCAAGGGTTTCACAAAAACACTGGTTAAAGATTTTTGAAGGGAAAATTTGTAAAGTTTTCAATATAtttaatactatatatataactTCTCCTTTAGAAACTTTCCAGTACTgattaaaatatatctttttacaaATTTCACATTGTATGCTGTTTGAGTGTTTGATTTGAAGCTTCTACAATTACTGGATTGTCCGAAGAAATATTGTGTAACTAGAATACCTGTCAAGCAAAGGTGTGGCAAATCAGATATTCGGAGTGCGGTAAGCCGGTAACATTATTGGACCTTTCTTACAATCGATAGTGACAcatctatttataattttattagaagAGAATCAAAAGgtagtttgaaaatttttaaatgagtGAAATCTTACTCCAGTACTTAACAATTTTCATAAGTGATGATCCGCactctaacaaaattaaaatgccatTCGACTTCATCCATTCGTTCTGTTAAACATTCTAATCCCTCGTTAGACTCTTCATCAAATGATAACGGTAAAATCAAAACTGTATCGTTAGCTGTATACGTTTTACTGTATAATTTGATTAGGACATATAGTCGTTTTGATGACTCAAGCTATGTGTCCTAACCAAATTGTGCAATGACACGTATACAAATAACAGTACAGTTAGGATCCTACTGTTATTATTTAACGAAAAGTTTAACCGTGAGACTAGAATATCTAACGGAATGAATAGATGAGGGTTGagatagtattttaattttattaggatgcGGTcacttataaaaattattaggGATTGAGATgagattttattctttttaaatacttaaatttttcttctattttgtcaTACATTTTTTCCTAAGATGATATAGCTTAACTTTATTCTTTGTATTATAACTTAAGATTtttcttccttgttctttcttaGTCTcgtgatttttatttttctttagcttattatatgtttttaatattaatattattatatttagtaGTGTAAATTGAGCTATAAAAGTTATTTTATGATCACATTTTACTcacttttactatttattttttatctatttatctatctatcaatttatataatatattaaaagagGAATCAAGATAATTCTAAAATCATCTTTGGACGTTCGACATTTTTCTATTTTACCATGTAAATCTTTGTATTATGTTATAAAATTCttggtatttttattttctcataatcTTCCATCTACCATCTTTATATTATATTCTTGTTACATTTTCATATTCTCTaaacatttatttctttttaaattattctagcTATTCAATCTtaatattatttctctttaaCAGGTAAACTTGAGTTATAAAATTTAGTTCATTCTCTTGTATCATttctcatttttatttaagaaatcggtgtttaactttatttttttatatttttactccTATTTTTATATAAGTTACTCTATGCttttaatgttaaatttttttaataggtataaattcagtaataaaatataattcatccTCTCTTTTATActcacttttatattttttatataaatcaacatttactttatattttttttttatttctcttaaaaaattTCATGCCTAATGCTCTTTCTCCTCTATTATTACTTCTAGACAAGTATTTGAAGAATCTAATTGATGATCATAGTTCTTTTTTTATGTTTGCTAAGCATATATTTGGTGATGAACTCCTTAAAACCTTGTATAATATTcttacaattttttaatttttctatctttGACCTAGTTGTATTTATTAGTTACACTTATATATCACTTTTTTGAGTTTTTCCCttttaacaatttaattttttaaaatattaagtgtaataatattatttaaaatatgatgtcatgatttatgaaaaataaaattaaaaaattgaatgcTATTTAATTTTCAGCTATTGAaacataatatttatatttgtattttatttaataatttcatCTTTGCACTATATTATTTAGATATAAGTATAACTTAAAGGTGACtacttaaagaaaataaaaataaaagtgattatataaagtcaaataaataaattttatttaataaattttttattttataattattaaaattaatttatatattttatgaaatatatatatCCATCCTATTCCTGGACGGGTCTAATCCTGGTTCGTGATTATTTGAAGTTATATATAGTGCTGTTTTACATTACTTTGCCATACAGTGGTAGCTTGGACAGTTTCGATTATCACGTAAGATATCTTCTCAACAGATAGCACAAATTTTCACTCCCTAAAATGAATTTTGTACATTGTTACAAACTTACAATATTATTTTAGACGCTAAAGAAGCTCCCTTGTGCTGTTATGCATCTTGATGAGGTGCACAATATGCCGGCATCCATGATATTCTTTATTTCCGAAACTATGTTTTGCCgcctttaaattattataatttttgctTCCAGCAGTTATTTCCTACAAACAGTTGAAACTTGAAACAAATACTGAAATACACATCCTTGAGAAAATCAGATGGCCATTGCCCCCAAGGATCAAATACACGGGGGAACGCTTCAGCACAAATATTGTTGCTTCAGTTTGACCTCAGAACGTCATGATATTGCAGTGGCCTTTTCTTTGACTCACCGCAGAGTCTCTGTATAAAGTATAAACAAA is a window encoding:
- the LOC112784646 gene encoding phosphoglycerate mutase-like protein 1 isoform X4, with amino-acid sequence MLTFTLIVAATSSISTFSLIGSSSPSSSLSFPSISRAFRSRSRSRSRSRSRPSALCFSGLSENTDSGVAPCLFPLHRCKTIHLVRHAQGIHNVEGDKNYDAYLNPAYFDAQLTPLGWQQVDNLRKHVRASGLIKRIDLVIVSPLLRTLQTAVGVFGGEDYIDGIDALPLMIAHAGNSSHNAISSINCPPIVAVELCREHLGVHPCDKRRSISEYQHLFPAIDFSLIDSNEDIWWKANARETKEELTDRGLKFLDCFANCEFRSMVIFDRNGCINR
- the LOC112784646 gene encoding phosphoglycerate mutase-like protein 1 isoform X2 produces the protein MLTFTLIVAATSSISTFSLIGSSSPSSSLSFPSISRAFRSRSRSRSRSRSRPSALCFSGLSENTDSGVAPCLFPLHRCKTIHLVRHAQGIHNVEGDKNYDAYLNPAYFDAQLTPLGWQQVDNLRKHVRASGLIKRIDLVIVSPLLRTLQTAVGVFGGEDYIDGIDALPLMIAHAGNSSHNAISSINCPPIVAVELCREHLGVHPCDKRRSISEYQHLFPAIDFSLIDSNEDIWWKANARETKEELTDRGLKFLDWLWTRKEKEIAIVTHRAFLFHTLNAFGNDCHPSVKIEISKPFANCEFRSMVIFDRNGCINR
- the LOC112784646 gene encoding phosphoglycerate mutase-like protein 1 isoform X1, which gives rise to MLTFTLIVAATSSISTFSLIGSSSPSSSLSFPSISRAFRSRSRSRSRSRSRPSALCFSGLSENTDSGVAPCLFPLHRCKTIHLVRHAQGIHNVEGDKNYDAYLNPAYFDAQLTPLGWQQVDNLRKHVRASGLIKRIDLVIVSPLLRTLQTAVGVFGGEDYIDGIDALPLMIAHAGNSSHNAISSINCPPIVAVELCREHLGVHPCDKRRSISEYQHLFPAIDFSLANSNEDIWWKANARETKEELTDRGLKFLDWLWTRKEKEIAIVTHRAFLFHTLNAFGNDCHPSVKIEISKPFANCEFRSMVIFDRNGCINR
- the LOC112784646 gene encoding phosphoglycerate mutase-like protein 1 isoform X3 gives rise to the protein MLTFTLIVAATSSISTFSLIGSSSPSSSLSFPSISRAFRSRSRSRSRSRSRPSALCFSGLSENTDSGVAPCLFPLHRCKTIHLVRHAQGIHNVEGDKNYDAYLNPAYFDAQLTPLGWQQVDNLRKHVRASGLIKRIDLVIVSPLLRTLQTAVGVFGGEDYIDGIDALPLMIAHAGNSSHNAISSINCPPIVAVELCREHLGVHPCDKRRSISEYQHLFPAIDFSLANSNEDIWWKANARETKEELTDRGLKFLDCFANCEFRSMVIFDRNGCINR